In the genome of Ananas comosus cultivar F153 linkage group 11, ASM154086v1, whole genome shotgun sequence, one region contains:
- the LOC109717057 gene encoding LOW QUALITY PROTEIN: uncharacterized protein LOC109717057 (The sequence of the model RefSeq protein was modified relative to this genomic sequence to represent the inferred CDS: inserted 3 bases in 3 codons; deleted 3 bases in 2 codons) yields MDGADQYSSSSSAVGLCLLPWELLVQEILLRLSLPDLLRLRSVSRPLSSLLSSDSFRRLYHLRHSSASSHGWVFVFKKRPPRDAVLRGFHGAASRWFRIPVAPLLLPPGRTLFLLAASALLFLFRSNGLRALLAVDLSSRSLRRLPXPLGPRGTLHSWRRSPPTSLLRPRPRPHSPPLRFLFAELVHHXPFLFEYAPTADAWRSFEAAPPPPRPPATPXDVYLHVAQSGPESLVLRAGPDPVVYRPRFPPGEDPRAGDRMHVHGNGHVAVIRSAAAEEGAGGRARARVVTGVELWGMAPRGGGGGGGECAWEMTSRVPREGIEEIRKPYGVMMGCLAERDGVVRLVLLSNCKGSWDLAWLSYDRARWRWAPLPDCGTKGLNMAGIALSSTFSRLWPSPSPSPSADAAAQYW; encoded by the exons ATGGACGGCGCCGATCAGtactcgtcgtcgtcgtcggcggtgGGGCTGTGCCTCCTCCCCTGGGAGCTGCTGGTGCAGGAgatcctcctccgcctctccctcCCCGACCTGCTGCGCCTCCGCTCCGTCTCCCgccccctctcctccctcctctcctccgacTCCTTCCGCCGCCTCTACCACCTCCGCcactcctccgcctcctcccatGGCTGGGTCTTCGTCTTCAAGAAGCGGCCCCCGCGCGACGCCGTGCTCCGGGGCTTCCACGGCGCAGCCTCCCGCTGGTTCCGCATCCCCGTGGCACCGCTCCTCCTCCCCCCCGGGAGGACGCTC TTCCTCCTCGCCGCCTCGGcccttcttttcctctttcgcTCCAATGGCCTCCGCGCCCTA CTCGCCGTCGACCTCTCCTCCCgctccctccgccgcctcc tcCCGCTCGGCCCCCGCGGCACACTCCACTCCTGGCGCCGCTCCCCTCCCACCTCTCTCCTCCGACCTCGGCCCCGCCCACACTCCCCTCCGCTTCGCTTCCTCTTCGCCGAGCTCGTCCACC CGCCCTTCCTCTTCGAGTACGCTCCGACGGCCGACGCCTGGCGCTCCTTCGAAGCcgccccgcccccgccccgccCGCCCGCGACGC CCGACGTCTACCTCCACGTCGCCCAATCCGGCCCCGAGAGCCTCGTCCTCCGCGCCGGCCCCGACCCGGTCGTGTACCGGCCCCGCTTCCCCCCCGGCGAGGACCCGCGCGCCGGCGACCGGATGCACGTGCACGGCAACGGCCACGTGGCGGTGATCCGATCGGCCGCCGCGGAGGAGGGGGCCGGGGGCagggcgcgcgcgcgcgtggTGACCGGCGTGGAGCTGTGGGGGATGGCcccgcgcggcggcggcggcggcggcggtgagtGCGCGTGGGAGATGACGTcgcgggtgccgcgggaggggATCGAGGAGATCAGGAAGCCGTACGGGGTGATGATGGGTTGCCTGGCGGAGAGGGACGGGGTGGTGAGGCTGGTGCTCCTCTCCAACTGCAAGGGCTCCTGGGACTTGGCGTGGCTCTCCTACGACCGCGCCCGCTGGCGGTGGGCCCCCCTGCCGGACTGCGGCACTAAGGGCCTCAACATGGCCGGCATCGccctctcctccaccttctcccgCCTCTGGCCCTCTCCCTCCCCGTCCccctccgccgacgccgccgcacAATACTGGTGA